TTCTCAAGATATTCATTTGAACTAGTTTTATCGAGTTTATCTTCAGTGCGAATGAGATCTCTAATTGTTTGCCGTTTATTTTCCGAACCTATATAGTTATTTAAAAACGTGATTTTTTCATCATCATCCATAACGATTTGGTGAAGTTCACATCTTAGTGAATTTCTATCATTAGAAATATCTTCAGTTTTTGTCCAATTGAAAATAATTTCTTCATTAATAATAGAATCATACTGTTGTTTTAATTCTGCTAATTTAGCACCCATATCTTTAAAATATTTTAATAAAATTTTTCATTCTTCTTCTAACTTTAGATCAGATGACATTTTTGCCTTATATTGCTTTTTTTGACTATCGTAAGCATTTTTGAAAATGTCAAACGTTTGTAGTCCTTTAATATTAATTTTTTGAAGACTTTTATACTTATCAACTAATGCATCTTTTTGTGCAAGAAACTGGTTTTCGAGTTCAAAAATTTCTTCAATTGCCAATAAATCAAAAAAGCTTTTCATAACATCGCTATTTTTCATCTCGTTTTTAATTTGATTTTTATTAGTTCTAATTTTATTATCAAGGGTTTTAAAATCGTTTAAAATTTTTTCGATATTATCCGCAATTCCTTTTATTGTTTGTTTAACATCATGATTTGTATATTCAACGTCAATAATTGATTTACTTTTTTCTAAATTAGTACTTTCTTTTTTGAAAATCACCTGAGGATTAATATTCTTTTCCGCTTGAAGATAATATTCTTTTAGTAATTTTCGTAATTTTTTAAAAATCTCAAGCCCGTGATCTTGGTCACTGACAAAATCACTAGCAAATGCTTCGATTTTTTCTTTTTTAAATTTTTTCACATCATTTGATTCATCTAGTGACTTTTTTCGCGAGTCATCTTGCGAAATATAACCTGGCAAATCATTTTGTAATTCTTCGAGTCAATTTTTTGTTTTTGCCAATTCTTTTTCATGATAAAACGTGAAATCTGCGGCTAGTTTTTCCGAACCATCAATGTTGACACTTATAAGTTCTAAATTTGCATCTTCTTTTAATCATTTTGAACCATCTTTATAGATGTATTTATTCATGATTGCTTGGCCAATTAAATTTAGTAATGTACTTTTACCACTACCCTTGGGACCAACAATAATATTAACTTGACCAAATGGTAGTTCAATAATTTTATCGTTAACTTTAAATTTTAATTCCTTAAGCATATTTACTCCTTTCATCGCTGAATACTACTCAATAATAATTTTGTTTTCCTGAATGGCTCTTTTAATCGCTGAAAAATTAACTTCAGACTGGACATATGTTTGTTTTTTTGAGAACTGTGGATATTTTTTTCATGTGTGAGTATCACTAAAAGTGACTAACGGAATTGCCCTCTTTGCTAAAATTTTTTTAACATTTGCGTGATTCTCATCAGTTATATCCAAAGCATCAACTTGGAAATTTCCCAAATCATCAACAAGCATATTATCTTTACCTTTACCAGCATGCGGAAAAACCATAAAATCAAAATCTGCTAATTTCGCAATAATTTCTGCATAACTATACCGAGTTTTTGGACCACTAAAAAGATTTTGAATTGCCACTAAATCATCATCAGGATTAAAAACAAAAACGGCTTGACCCACCCGGTGATCAATACGTTTTAAATCAATTTCAATCCCGGGAAATAAAACTAAATCTAAGTGGTATTTTTTAATAATTTCTAAGCGCTTTTGATAGTTTTTCAAATAAAATTTGTCATGATCGGAAAAACAAGCGACTTTGACATTGTGTTTAACTAAAATTTCTAGTTTTTCTAAATCAGATTCACCACTAATATTGCTACCAGTTTTACCAGAATCGCTAGAATGAGTATGAAGATCAATTAAAATATAGTTTAACAATTTTACATCCTTTGTAATTAAAATTATTGCATAAATCACTAAAAAATATTGTAAAAATGCGAAATTTATTAACTATTTTGTTTATGAAAAAATAAGCCAATCATTTATAAAAAATTCCTAAAAAAGTGAAGAATATTCAAACTTTTTTTGAAATATTTAATTTAGGTGAAATAATTTAAACACTCAGCTCATATTATGCGAAAACATAGTACAAGATTTTATAATTTATTTTTTTGTATTCTCTCTAAATTAGAGTGCTTTATGTATTTACTGATTTCGCCATATATTATCTCGCAATCTAAATTGTTGTATTCTATAAAATCAACATTTTATCGATGTAAATTTGTAAAAAAATTTTTGTCTTTATTTTTCAATTAGTATCCTTTGATTAACACCAATTGATTATAGTTATGTTTTTTTAGATTTTTTTTACCTTCGTATATGACTTGCGTATTGCGCAATTATATCTATATTTTTTTGTTGATGTTCGTTATTAATAATGAACTGAATTAAAGAGATTTAAAACTCGCTTTTCGCAGTTGATTTGCAATATTTTAGTTTTTCATTTAGTGCAAATTGTTTTAACATAAAAACACTTCTTATCTTGAAGTGTCTAAATTATGTAACCTAACTTAAATTATTTTAATGTTTCTTTATCCTTAGCATCAAAAAAAGATTTTCAAATTTGCTTGCCATTTTGTATTGAGTATATATTTCAAATATTTACTCCTAACCCAGGTTTTTTATATGCGTTTAGTTTAGCATATCCTGAAGAGTAATCAATCGGAAGTCTAGTCATACCAACTCTTTGACGGATGCCATCACTTCCAATCATTGTATCATCTCTATTATCTGAGTCGCTAATATAAACAGCTAATACTTTACCATTTTTATCAAAATCTGCTCCTCAAATATTGACGATGTGTCCAGCGCCTCTTCCTGTTCCATAAGATACTGCTAATGCCCTATCTTCGTTAATTCATTTTCTTATTATATTCGATAAATGATCTAAACTTCCGGGCGAAACCATATCGGTTAATCTTTGTTTTCCAAAAACATCCTTTAAAAATCCGCGAGTAGCATTTGGAGAATATTGTGAATCACTATTTAAATATTTTTCTGAACTGTATTTATAACCATTTATAAACATATCAATAAGTTTATCTGGTCAAACTGCGCGATTAGCAAATAAACCTTTGAAATATTCAAAAATACGACTTTTATCATAATACATATCCGCATCTGGATAATTAACTTTAATTGTTTGTAATTTTTTAACTATCTCGCCAGCCTTAATAGTGGCATTTTCCGGATATTCTTTAATATATCTATCTACATATTCTTTATTATAATCTATTCATCAATGTATCATATTAGCAGCAACTACTGCAGAACAAAGAGTTAAATCTCCACCCTTAAATTCTTTGTTAATATCATATCACCCTTCTTTTTCTGATCCTTTTAAAGGATATTCAAATTTTTCAACTTCGGGGTCATCTCAAGATTTGAATTTTTGAACATCAACATTAACTCCGGCTACTCAAAGTGTTTCTGCCACTTTATATTTAAGAGATTCAATAATATTAGTGTTATTGTGCAACTTTGATAAGTCTAAATCATGAATTTTATTATCATTTTTTGAAGAATTGGATTCATTATTTTCACTAGCATCATTTTTATTTTGGTCAATAATAGTTGGTGGTATAACTTCTTCAGTATTATTAGATTCCTGTTCTGGAGTAATATCATTTTTTTCGACATTATTTGGTAATGTTTGCTTTTCAGGTGAATTAATCTCGTCATCTTTTTTGTCTGTTTGGTTTTCAGGTTTAAGAATTTGTGGATTTTTAGTTTTTATTGAATTTAAATTTTTATCAGAAATATTTTGATTTGTTTCTTTATTATTTTCATTGTTTATTTGTGATTGATCATTAGAATTAGTAGTAGACTTTTGTTCTCCTTTGTTTTCTTTTGGATTGTCATGTTGATTCGATTTTTCAACAACATCAATAACCTTATCTTTTGATTTATCTACAACTTTTTTTAGAAATAGTTGACTTCTTGGAGGTTTTTTGTCAGTACTCTTAACATTTACGCACGCAACTGCGGTTAATGGTGTTAATAGTATGGTAGATAAAATTAAATATTTTGTCTTTTTCATTTGCAATAATTGTACATAAAAATAATGATAATGTATTTAAGTTTCGACCGTTTTATTAAAAAATAACTATTTAAATTACCATTTAATCTTTTAAATTAATAAATTTAAATAAAAAAATATTATGTATTTACTTTTTAGTACATATTATTTTGAAATTTGAATTGTCGTATTTTATAAAATCAATATTTTCTAATGAATATCCTTTTAGCATACATTAATTGCCGACAATTATACTTTCCTAAAAGGTCTTCTATTTTCATATCTAACATAAACATTAATACAATAATATCTTTATTATTCATAGCAATATTCATTATTAATAAATAAACTGAATTAAAGCTATTTCAAATCAATTTTTCGAAATTAATTTGTAGTACTTTAGTTTTTCGGTTGTTAAAAATTTTTTTAAATGAAAAACTCTCTTTATCTTGGAGTGTCTTAAATTATTTAACCTAATTTACTTGTTAAAAACAAAAAACTCACTACATTCCTTGTAAAATCTGCAAAAATTTGACATAAAAAAACTAACTATACTTAAAAAAAATATGACTTCAATAATTTGCCATTTTTTTAGTTCAATAATTCAAATTTTCATCTCTTTAAATTGAGCAAAAAAACAAGATAATTTTTATCAAAAAAATCATTAATTTATTCAAATTTTTTGTAAAAATAAGGTTTTATTTTGTTTTACTCATTTTTTTATATTGTTTTTTTAATGAGATATTTTAATAATTGGTATGTAGTTTGTATTATAATTTTTATACAACTATTTATCGTTTTAAATCGTTAAAATAATTGAAAATGAAAGGAAAATTATGAAAAAAAATAGAAAACTGATTTTAGGTATGGTAATTTCAGTTATGGCAATAGCACCAATTGCCGCTTCATGTGGTTTTGGTGGAACTGATACAAGTGGTAGTTATGCAAAAACTGATGCTGCTAATATTAGAGAATTAGTAAAAACGAAGGATGCTGAAGTACAAGCAGCTATAGAAGCTAATACAACAAAGAAATTAGATATTGTTCTTCTAACTGCTGGTGGAAAAGTAAATGATTTATCATTTAATCAATCTGTTTGAGAAGCAATTTCTCAACACTCAGTTCAAACTAAAAATAACACAAGTTCATATATTGAACCAGCTGATGATGCTGCTGTTACCAAATCATACGATGAACTTATTAGTGGACAAAAAAATGTTTGAGTACTAACTGGATTTCAACATAGTTACTTATTCAAAAACTGACTATTAAATGCAAACGGAAGAAATTTGGATGCCTTAGCAAATTCAAATGCTGTTGTTGTTGGTGTCGACTGAATCTTAGATAAATTAACACCAGAACAACAAGAAAAATTAAAAGGCAAAATTATTACCTTAAATTACAAAACTGAAGAATCTGGATGAATCGCAGGATATGCAGCTGCTGATTTTCTAGCTAAAAAATATCCTGATGCATCTGATCGTGCAAAAAGAGGAATTGCTACTTTTGGTGGACACCCAGGAAAAGGAGTTACCGACTTTATTACAGGATTCCTTGGTGGAATTAAACACTTTAATAGTGAGCAAGGTAATAATGGTAAAAAGGCTTTAATTACATCTAAGCCTATTGTTACCGATACCAACTTTAGTACTCAAGATACATCAAAAGTTACTCTTGTTCAAAACATTACTACAAATGGCAATCCCGCAATTATTCTTCCAGTAGCAGGACCATTTACTAATACAGTTGAACAATCAATTACAAGTAGAAATACTGATCAATCAATTATTGGTGTTGATACCGATCAATCTATGACCTTCTCGGAAGACAAAAGAAAATTATTTTTTACTTCAATTGAAAAAAGAATTGGAGCAACAATTTACCGTGTGCTAACTGATTTATTTATTCAAAAAGCAAATTCTGATATTATTTCTAATTTCAACACAACTAAAAAGATTGAAGGCGTAAAATTAGGGTACTGAGATGGTTTTGTTTCATTATCTCCAACTACAAAAGAAGGAAATGATAAAGAATTTGCAACCACTTCTCTACAAGAAGCTAAAAATAAATTTGAAAGTATTGTACCAAAAGCACAAAAAGATAATGCAAGTGCTTTACTAGGAATTAAAGAAATGGTTGATGTAGCCCCTGAAGGAAAAACCGTTAAAGAAGTTAATGAGGGAGTTTTAAACGCCTTAATTGCTGAAATAAATGCTTAAACTATAAAATAAAAAATGCTTTTAGTTAAGTAATTTTTTATTTTTATAATTTGTATATAATAAGAAATTTCAAATAAGGTATATTATGAACAAACAAAAAAATCCCGAATATGCCATTCAATTTATTAATGTCACAAAAGTATTTGGAGACATAGTTGCTAATAAGGATATAAGTATTAATATTAAAAAAGGATCCATTCATGCCTTAATTGGGGAAAATGGAGCTGGCAAGAGTACTTTAATGTCAATTCTTTTTGGACTATATACTCCAACTAGTGGTTCGATTAAAATTAATGGTCATAGCATGTACATTAAAAATCCGAATTTAGCAAATGAAATCGGAATTGGAATGGTACATCAACATTTTAAACTAGTTAATGCTTATACAAATCTTGACAACATTATTTTAGGAAGTGAAATTGAAAATTACGGGTTTTTGGACAAAAAAACTGCTAAATTAAAAATTGAAGCTATTCAAAAAAAATATAATCTTGATTTTGATTTAAAACAAAAAACAGGGAACGCAACTGTCGGAACACAACAAAAAGTCGAAATTATGAAGATGCTTTATCGTGATGCTGAAATTCTAATTTTTGACGAACCAACTGCAGTGCTAACACCACAAGAAATTACTGGTTTGATTGAAACCATGAAAATTTTTAGAGAAAGTGGTAAAACAATTATCTTTATTTCTCATAAATTAAATGAAGTTAAAGCTATTGCCGATGAAGCCACTGTTATCAGACACGGTGAAGTGGTTGGACATTTTGAAGATTTAGAAAATGCTTCAATCTCCGAACTATCAGAGGCAATGGTTGGAAAAAAAGTTGTTATGCCAAAAAACAATGCTGAAATTACTTCAGAAGACATTGGTTTTGAATTTAGAAATGTCACTGCAAAACACAATAAGAACATTGACAATGTTTCATTCACTATTCGTAAAGGTGAAATTCTAGCCGTGGCTGGAGTTGAAGGAAATGGTCAAGAAGAAATTGAATTTGTAACTTCAGGAATCATCAAACCAAAAAGTGGTAAAGTTTTCATCTATGATGATAAAAATCAACCAATTGATATTACCAATTTCTCAGTTTCAAAGAAAAAAAATAAGGGTATTTCATACATTCCTGGTGACAGACATAAATACGGACTTGTTCTTGATTTCTCAATTTTAGAAAATTCAATTATTAGACGTTTAGATGATAAAAACATCGAAAAATCACTGGTAATTAATGCTAAAAATATGAAAAAATTTTTCAACGAAATTGAAGAAAAATATGATGTTAGAGGTTGTCGACATGGACATTCAAAAGCCCGTTCACTTTCTGGTGGTAACCAGCAAAAAGCAATTGTTGGCCGGGAAATGTTAACCAAACATGATTTTATTTTAATAGTTCAACCAACTCGTGGTCTTGATGTTGGGGCTATTAATATAATTCATAACAAAATTTTAGAAGAAAAAGCACAAGGAAAAACAATTTTATTAATATCATATGAACTTGATGAAGTGCTAGCATTAGCCGATTCAGTTATTGTTATTAACAAAGGTAAAATTTCCGAGAAAAAATCAATTAAAAATATTACCAGAACCGAAATCGGTAAATTAATGGCAGGAATAAGCAATGAGTAAAGTAACACCATGAACAAAATTTAAAAACTTTTTATTAAATGAAGATAGCGTTAGTTCAAGAAGAAAAGTTTTTAATTCACTTTGAGCCATTTTAATCGGTATTGTAATTGCGTCAATATTCCTACTTTTTCTAAGAGTAAATCCAATTCAATTTTTCTATACAATCATAGAAAGATCAACAAGCTCAAGAAATATTAATCGGTTTTTAATTACTATAGCCGTTCTAATATTTGCTTCGATTGCCGTCGGAGTCGGCTTTAAGGCAGGGATGTTTAATATTGGTGTCCCTGGGCAAATGATGGCCTCTGGAATTAGTAGTGTTGTTGTCATCGCCTATTTAGGAAGAACACCAGGAGTGCTAGTTCTTGCAATTATTGTGGGAATGATAGTTGCACTTCTAACAGGAATGATTGCCGGAATTTTAAAAGCTTATTTAAACATTAATGAAGTTGTTGTCACTATTTTACTTAACTGAATAGTATTCTACATTTGTTGACAAATACTATCGGTTGGATCATTACCTTTTAAAGATCCATTAGCATCGCTAAACGGACAATCAATTTTACTAAATGTCGCGTCGCTTGATACATTGTGATTTTCACTAATTATCATGTTTGGAGCAATTGCTTTTGCCGTATTAATGTGATTCATTCTAAAGAAAACTACTATTGGATATAAAATAAAAATGACTGGTTTTAATAAGGATGCTTCTAAATATTCAGGAACTAATGAAAAGAAGTTAATTATTACCCTAATGAGCTTCTCAGCTATGATTGCTGGAATTGCCGGATTCCTATGATTTGTCTTTGAAGAAAAACAAATGATTTTAGGATCAGGTCCTGTTGCAATTGGATTCGACAGTATTGCGATCTCGTTACTAGCTCACAATGCGCCAATTGGATCAATTTTTACATCAATTTTCTATAGCTTTATTACTATTGGTTCAGCTTCACTACAAACTCTAAATGTTAAATTGGACCAATCAACTGTGCAAATTATTACTGGTATTATTATCTATCTATCAGCAATATCAATAGTATTCTCGAAATTTAGAGTAATATCAAAGCTTATCAAATTAACAATTTTG
The sequence above is a segment of the [Mycoplasma] phocae genome. Coding sequences within it:
- a CDS encoding BMP family ABC transporter substrate-binding protein, with translation MKKNRKLILGMVISVMAIAPIAASCGFGGTDTSGSYAKTDAANIRELVKTKDAEVQAAIEANTTKKLDIVLLTAGGKVNDLSFNQSVWEAISQHSVQTKNNTSSYIEPADDAAVTKSYDELISGQKNVWVLTGFQHSYLFKNWLLNANGRNLDALANSNAVVVGVDWILDKLTPEQQEKLKGKIITLNYKTEESGWIAGYAAADFLAKKYPDASDRAKRGIATFGGHPGKGVTDFITGFLGGIKHFNSEQGNNGKKALITSKPIVTDTNFSTQDTSKVTLVQNITTNGNPAIILPVAGPFTNTVEQSITSRNTDQSIIGVDTDQSMTFSEDKRKLFFTSIEKRIGATIYRVLTDLFIQKANSDIISNFNTTKKIEGVKLGYWDGFVSLSPTTKEGNDKEFATTSLQEAKNKFESIVPKAQKDNASALLGIKEMVDVAPEGKTVKEVNEGVLNALIAEINA
- a CDS encoding IdeS/Mac family cysteine endopeptidase (This family includes IgM or IgG-cleaving cysteine proteases.) produces the protein MKKTKYLILSTILLTPLTAVACVNVKSTDKKPPRSQLFLKKVVDKSKDKVIDVVEKSNQHDNPKENKGEQKSTTNSNDQSQINNENNKETNQNISDKNLNSIKTKNPQILKPENQTDKKDDEINSPEKQTLPNNVEKNDITPEQESNNTEEVIPPTIIDQNKNDASENNESNSSKNDNKIHDLDLSKLHNNTNIIESLKYKVAETLWVAGVNVDVQKFKSWDDPEVEKFEYPLKGSEKEGWYDINKEFKGGDLTLCSAVVAANMIHWWIDYNKEYVDRYIKEYPENATIKAGEIVKKLQTIKVNYPDADMYYDKSRIFEYFKGLFANRAVWPDKLIDMFINGYKYSSEKYLNSDSQYSPNATRGFLKDVFGKQRLTDMVSPGSLDHLSNIIRKWINEDRALAVSYGTGRGAGHIVNIWGADFDKNGKVLAVYISDSDNRDDTMIGSDGIRQRVGMTRLPIDYSSGYAKLNAYKKPGLGVNIWNIYSIQNGKQIWKSFFDAKDKETLK
- a CDS encoding ABC transporter permease; translation: MSKVTPWTKFKNFLLNEDSVSSRRKVFNSLWAILIGIVIASIFLLFLRVNPIQFFYTIIERSTSSRNINRFLITIAVLIFASIAVGVGFKAGMFNIGVPGQMMASGISSVVVIAYLGRTPGVLVLAIIVGMIVALLTGMIAGILKAYLNINEVVVTILLNWIVFYICWQILSVGSLPFKDPLASLNGQSILLNVASLDTLWFSLIIMFGAIAFAVLMWFILKKTTIGYKIKMTGFNKDASKYSGTNEKKLIITLMSFSAMIAGIAGFLWFVFEEKQMILGSGPVAIGFDSIAISLLAHNAPIGSIFTSIFYSFITIGSASLQTLNVKLDQSTVQIITGIIIYLSAISIVFSKFRVISKLIKLTILIKSKVFFKSTSYLDKYKMQKHQIEKALMSKNLDEKNKKELEKQLISVKRLINLSSNRETMKSNSYYKQIKAKYELEILNKQEYFKKLNVENKNYKINKDLAYLEKEVTIITTFLNNINSGQAHRKIAIYKAYWKTKIYLYIRYRKMQNILKLKNIDNKPKWKELNNQLKEAFIAKGSKRNMTHEEKIALFKELSIKKRAINEQLALIGYFDSKTLKEQYNSQKIEYKNKYSKDVESLVEDFKQRNQWLTMEII
- a CDS encoding ABC transporter ATP-binding protein, producing MNKQKNPEYAIQFINVTKVFGDIVANKDISINIKKGSIHALIGENGAGKSTLMSILFGLYTPTSGSIKINGHSMYIKNPNLANEIGIGMVHQHFKLVNAYTNLDNIILGSEIENYGFLDKKTAKLKIEAIQKKYNLDFDLKQKTGNATVGTQQKVEIMKMLYRDAEILIFDEPTAVLTPQEITGLIETMKIFRESGKTIIFISHKLNEVKAIADEATVIRHGEVVGHFEDLENASISELSEAMVGKKVVMPKNNAEITSEDIGFEFRNVTAKHNKNIDNVSFTIRKGEILAVAGVEGNGQEEIEFVTSGIIKPKSGKVFIYDDKNQPIDITNFSVSKKKNKGISYIPGDRHKYGLVLDFSILENSIIRRLDDKNIEKSLVINAKNMKKFFNEIEEKYDVRGCRHGHSKARSLSGGNQQKAIVGREMLTKHDFILIVQPTRGLDVGAINIIHNKILEEKAQGKTILLISYELDEVLALADSVIVINKGKISEKKSIKNITRTEIGKLMAGISNE